A window of Apium graveolens cultivar Ventura chromosome 8, ASM990537v1, whole genome shotgun sequence contains these coding sequences:
- the LOC141678690 gene encoding uncharacterized protein LOC141678690 produces MGFDNECIVNIQSLAGEYFCPVCRTLVYPNEALQSQCTHLYCKLCLTYVVRTTKACPYDGYLVTEKDSKPLVESDKALADRIGNTPVHCLFYKSGCLWLGPLSECNSHCAGCSFGNFLVVCNICGVQIIHRQVQEHAQSCPGEYYLHQQYYLPAQLVQLQSTYVGQQQSHLDAQQQSHLVTQLQTKVQHQSNPQSILQSQPQSHPYLHPLHPNNHPSQQPAPSVVPGNQPHPPVQSHQQTLQPPQQQNPIPIHPSGSSFPPDAQFPQQSPHVLSGPLHQSRYPSEYYQGVQRGQVNQNNPPSQPTFSNTFKAEPIGPLHGFYGVALLQNQRLHHSKDRYLNPHLSESFHQSVYNYCLPAFEAASGPHLKNVDDHKNHFMIGSGRIGQGEYEQAPKQFPKLLPTNIGNGSLSAGDYPHKCNYDNPSKFLPPYHPSGTSNGNNVGERPTDTQSDFPGSGPEFVVDHLPPRCPGREYYGIQSCGFAGLPAGPYNQPGHVDVHARGTYAVHEGSRTFDMSSDPTGKPLRDYLRSGDMTGLDFIPNHLRRVEFFGPRNVPSHFHAVDGFGTFPDPRMGEFTGCSGLPNTESFVGNKSYHLRLGEPGFRSNFSLHGFSSSGGFYAGNLDSFDRLRKRMPTSMGWCRICKVDCGSVDGLDLHSQTTEHQRRTMDMVISIKQQSAKRQKTFKDHSSVEERIRSRRW; encoded by the exons ATGGGTTTTGACAATGAGTGCATAGTGAATATACAATCTCTAGCGGGCGAGTACTTCTGTCCAGTTTGTCGCACACTTGTTTACCCCAATGAAGCGCTTCAGTCACAGTGCACTCATCTGTACTGTAAACTCTGTCTAACATATGTGGTTAGGACTACAAAGGCTTGTCCCTACGATGGATACCTGGTGACAGAAAAGGATTCTAAG CCACTAGTTGAATCAGACAAAGCACTGGCAGACCGAATAGGCAATACGCCAGTGCATTGTCTGTTCTACAAGAGTGGATGTTTGTGGCTGGGCCCGTTATCTGAGTGCAACTCTCATTGTGCTGGCTGTTCCTTTGGAAATTTCCTTGTTGTGTGCAACATATGTGGTGTGCAAATTATACATCGCCAAGTACAGGAGCACGCACAAAGTTGTCCT GGTGAATACTATCTACATCAGCAATACTACCTACCCGCACAGCTGGTGCAGCTACAGTCAACATATGTAGGACAACAACAATCTCATCTTGATGCACAACAACAATCTCATCTTGTAACACAGCTTCAGACAAAGGTCCAGCATCAATCTAATCCCCAATCTATTTTACAATCTCAGCCCCAAAGTCATCCCTATCTACACCCATTGCATCCTAACAATCATCCAAGTCAGCAACCTGCACCCAGTGTTGTACCTGGTAATCAACCGCATCCTCCAGTTCAATCTCACCAGCAAACCCTGCAGCCCCCCCAACAACAAAATCCCATTCCTATTCATCCTTCTGGCAGTTCTTTTCCTCCGGATGCTCAGTTCCCTCAGCAATCCCCACATGTACTGTCGGGTCCACTCCATCAATCTCGTTATCCATCTGAATATTATCAAGGTGTACAAAGGGGGCAAGTTAATCAGAATAACCCACCTTCACAGCCTACGTTTTCCAATACTTTTAAAGCTGAGCCAATCGGACCACTACATGGCTTTTATGGTGTTGCTTTACTCCAGAATCAGAGGCTTCACCACTCGAAAGATAGATATCTGAACCCCCATTTATCAGAATCCTTTCATCAAAGTGTATATAATTATTGTCTACCTGCATTTGAAGCTGCCTCAGGTCCGCATCTTAAAAATGTTGATGATCACAAGAATCATTTTATGATTGGATCTGGACGTATCGGTCAGGGTGAGTATGAGCAAGCTCCGAAACAGTTCCCTAAGCTTCTGCCTACAAATATAGGGAATGGCTCGTTAAGCGCAGGTGATTATCCTCATAAATGTAATTATGACAATCCTTCAAAGTTCTTGCCCCCATATCATCCAAGCGGGACCTCTAATGGCAATAATGTTGGGGAAAGACCAACTGATACTCAGTCAGATTTTCCTGGTTCAGGGCCTGAATTTGTTGTGGATCATCTTCCACCTAGATGTCCAGGAAGGGAATACTATGGCATTCAATCCTGTGGGTTTGCAGGGCTACCAGCTGGGCCATATAATCAGCCTGGCCATGTTGATGTTCATGCCAGGGGCACCTATGCAGTTCACGAAGGGTCCAGAACTTTTGACATGTCTTCAGATCCAACTGGAAAGCCTCTACGTGATTATCTTAGGAGTGGTGACATGACTGGACTagattttattcccaaccactTGCGCAGGGTTGAATTTTTTGGTCCTAGAAATGTACCCAGTCATTTTCATGCTGTAGATGGTTTTGGTACATTCCCAGATCCTCGTATGGGGGAATTCACTGGTTGTAGTGGTCTCCCTAATACAGAATCATTTGTAGGAAATAAATCATACCATCTGCGTCTTGGTGAGCCCGGATTTAGGAGCAACTTTTCTCTTCATGGATTTTCAAGCTCTGGTGGCTTTTATGCA GGGAACTTGGATTCCTTTGATAGGTTGAGAAAGAGAATGCCTACTAGCATGGGATGGTGTCGGATTTGCAAAGTCGATTGTGGTAGTGTGGATGGCCTTGACCTACACTCACAAACAACAGAGCACCAGCGGAGGACTATGGACATGGTTATTAGCATCAAACAGCAGAGTGCAAAGAGACAGAA AACTTTTAAAGATCACTCTTCCGTTGAAGAGAGAATCAGGTCAAGGCGCTGGTAA